A region of Vitis riparia cultivar Riparia Gloire de Montpellier isolate 1030 chromosome 1, EGFV_Vit.rip_1.0, whole genome shotgun sequence DNA encodes the following proteins:
- the LOC117915540 gene encoding transcription factor bHLH30-like, whose translation MCGKKEEDQGECSQTIHNIQGYQEQLLLQQHHQMQQQNNDAYGGGGGRSGLIFPEVSPILQPWSFPPVHAFNPAHFAANPVRDHDPFLVPPPPSAYGSVFNRRAPALQFAYEGPSSEHLRIISDTLGPVVQPGSSPFGLQAELGKMTAQEIMDAKALAASKSHSEAERRRRERINNHLAKLRSLLPSTTKTDKASLLAEVIQHVKELKRQTSLIAESSPVPTEMDELTVDTSDEDGKFVIKASLCCEDRTDLLPDLIKTLKALRLRTLKAEITTLGGRVKNVLFITGEEDSSSSGENHQQQQQQQQQQQQYSISSIQEALKAVMEKTGGDESSSGSVKRQRTNINIIEHRSL comes from the exons ATGTGtggaaagaaggaagaagatcAAGGAGAGTGTTCTCAGACCATCCATAACATACAAGGCTACCAAGAACAATTACTTCTCCAACAACACCATCAGATGCAACAACAAAACAATGATGCATATGGAGGTGGAGGAGGAAGGTCTGGATTGATATTTCCTGAAGTCTCACCAATCCTGCAGCCATGGTCTTTCCCTCCGGTCCACGCCTTCAACCCGGCTCACTTCGCTGCAAACCCGGTTCGAGACCACGACCCATTTCTTGTTCCTCCTCCCCCATCTGCATACGGGAGTGTATTCAACAGAAGAGCTCCAGCCCTACAGTTTGCATATGAGGGTCCATCATCAGAGCACCTCAGAATCATATCAGACACCCTTGGACCGGTGGTTCAACCCGGTTCCTCCCCTTTTGGGCTTCAAGCTGAGTTGGGTAAGATGACTGCTCAGGAGATTATGGATGCAAAGGCCCTTGCAGCTTCTAAGAGCCACAGTGAGGCTgagaggagaagaagagagagaatcAACAACCATCTAGCTAAACTGCGCAGCTTACTGCCCAGCACCACCAAA ACGGACAAAGCTTCACTGCTAGCAGAAGTGATACAGCATGTTAAAGAACTTAAACGACAGACATCTCTTATTGCAGAGTCTAGTCCGGTACCAACTGAAATGGATGAGCTAACGGTGGATACATCTGACGAGGATGGTAAGTTTGTGATCAAGGCTTCACTGTGCTGTGAAGACAGAACGGATCTCTTGCCCGACCTTATCAAGACCTTGAAAGCTCTAAGGTTAAGAACACTGAAAGCTGAGATCACAACGCTGGGGGGACGTGTGAAGAACGTCTTGTTCATCACCGGAGAGGAAGATTCTAGTAGTAGTGGTGAAAACCaccagcagcagcagcagcagcaacagcaaCAGCAACAGTACTCTATAAGTTCAATTCAGGAAGCACTTAAGGCAGTGATGGAGAAGACAGGTGGTGATGAGTCTTCATCAGGTAGTGTTAAGAGACAAAGAACCAATATCAATATCATTGAACACAGATCTCTTTAA